The stretch of DNA ttcaagtatatatatatcatagttTTAAGTTGACTTTTCATGTTCTTCCTAACATGtaaattcttccattttcatttaattccgTTTTGGGGGATAGTCTTTCCAAATATTCCTCTCTAGATGGGTTGCCAGATTATATACTTGTGTGGCACTTTGACCATCATCTTCATAGAAGTTATTAATTCACTAGGGAGGTAAGCAATGTCTAGTTCATGTCTGTCATCTTCAATAGAATCTAAGCTCTGTGATAGCAACCATGATATCTGTTTATGCATAGGCTCTAACACAGAGTCTAGCACTTTGTTCACAGACAAGAATTAACTGAATGAATGAcaagtaatgaaataaaaagcatttttaacatGTACATTCTGAAATGGCATAGTCTTAAGATTAAAAGCAAGTATAATTTCCACCATCTCTCTGGGAAGTGAGGAACTGCTCATCTTATAAACTACAAAGTGCCTATTTTATAAGAGATATGATGATCTCATCAACATTCAGATTCCAGGGAGCTATTTTTGGCAACTCTACCTTACTAGAATCACACTGCCTAAACCTGTCCCTGAGTATCCTTTCAGTTATAGTAGAGTTTTGGAAATCCAGTACTTTTCCAGAACCTCCTGTTCAGTAAAGGAAAAGTTTTTCTCTCTAGATTATCTTCACCCAGTGTACATTAGCCCTTACTCACTGACTCATGAAAGGTTAGGGATTTTGAAACTgtctttcatttcacagataaggaaatgggcCCAGAAAAGTGGATTGACTTTCCTAAGCCTAACACTTGTGAATAACAGAGCTGACGTGACTggaaaaagtttcatttttacagttttctctctctcccaatataacagatagatatagatatagtaATAGTCCCATTCATTAAAAAGTatgtttacaaaaaaatgtttttaattcaggAAAATGCTCTCACTAtattaagagacagagagaattgTATGTATGATATGTATTCGATtatgaaatatacaaatatatgaaggcatatgtgtgtgtgtgtgtgtgtgtgtgtgtgtatttctcagtTATCTGtatatagaaagtaaaaaaggaaatgtgcCAAATATTAACAGTTTAACTTTGGATGGTGGGGttatagtttattttcattaatgCTTTTAtgccttaaaattttattttcaatgagcATGTAATACTTTCTAATCAGAAATTGAGGTTTTTAAACTCCTGATCTAGTATTTCTGAAGGGTTTTACTTTGATATTAGTCAACACTGCAAGGTGAGGAAGCATCACTCTAGAGTCCAAAGAAGTTTTACCCAGTCATTGAACCTGATCTGCAAAATGGGTAGAATTACATCTACTACACAGggctatgtgtatgtgtgtgaaataataaatacaacattCCTTGGTAACACTAAAGTTTGATACGGCTGTTAAGTAGAGTTATAATGGTAATAAAATCCTGTGCCCTAAAAGAGGTGAGAGAACCCTTAGGATAGCATGTAGCTCTGAGCTAAGGAAGTTGggttgggagaggagagagatagaTATAAGCGTCAGGAAAACAGTGAGAGCAGTTTTTGTCAATACTTAAGAGAAACAATCACATGCTTGACCCCTTTGCTCTCTTTCCCCTATACTTCCCATACATGCTTCAATGTTGCCTCTTGAGATTACATCTTCCTTCTATCTCTCAAGCTGTCCAGGCAAAAGGCAGCTTGTAATACAGGCTTTGCGCATTTTAAGGCAATGGTAAATTTGTTTCACAATCCCTGCATCCTATTTCACATTCCCTGTGGAAGATAGCTTATGTAGGAGCGGTCTACTAAGGCCTGTCCAGTCCCAAACTGGGAAGGGGTTACTTCCACTCTGGATTATAAGACTTTGTAATGAAAACAAGATAATTTTAACTAGAACCATTTGTACTGAGCTGTAACCTTTGCAAGGCTCTCTCAATCAATATCATTGGGGTCTTACAAATTCTATGGAAAATAAGATCTCACACACACCAATGATTTCTAACATTAGCCAAAGTACCTAGAGGTAGTATAGCAAATTAttgttacttttatattttaaaaaggaatataaaaaaataaaaaataaaataaaataaaaataaaaagaaatatagaccTATGGTAATTtgcccaagaaaaatgaaaacataggttCCCACAAAAGCCTTCACCcatggtaaattgaacaccaataaaaaataaatttattattaaaaaataataataataaaaaaataaaaaagcattaaattaatacaaaaaaaagcCTTCACCCAAACATTAATAGCTGCTTtcttcataattgccaaaaactggaaataacttaaatgttcttttcttatatataaggtttctttaaaaaatcatttatttatttatttattcatgagtgacagagagagaggcagagggaaaagcaggctcccagagggaagtctgatgcggactcgatcccctcaccccaggatcattcccttaatcaaaggcagacactcaatcactgagacacccaggcacctctcaggTGTTCTTTAACTAGTAAATAGGTAAACAAGCTTTGGTACATCTGAGTAATAGAATACTAcccaaccataaaaaggaatatatgtaatattatatatacatatatagatatatttatatatatatatgcacctgTACATTTAACTTTTAATACGACCTAGCATATTGCACATATTTTTCTGCAtatcactgtttttctttttttaatatttatttattttaaacagggGGTAGGCAAGTGCTAGTTGGGGGACTGATGGAGatggagagactctcaagcacgGAATCCATCtctagaccctgagatcatgacttcagtGGAACTCAAGTCTCAGGCTTAACCaaccaaccacccaggtgccactcccTATTTTTCAACCATTACTTTGGAGATATTTCCACATCACAAACAAATGGATCCAcgtcattctttctttttccctgctgcatagtattccatcgCACAGTAGTGCCACAATTTATTTCAACAGTTTCTTATTCATGGACGTTTGGATCCTAACAAGGAATTGAACTGAAGCAAttccaaaaattttaaaccataaaAGGTCAGCCAGGTTGACACCAAATGCAAAGTTTTTACAGACTCAAGACTTGTCTCTGGATTATCTTTTGACCAGAAGGGGGAAggcaagaggcaggaggagaggcaaaACGCTGGGAAATATCCCTGGCCAATGGGGAAGCGGTGGGGCGGACAGGGAATTACTGCCGGGTAGGAGTTCGCGGAGGGGCCCCCTACTGCTGGAGCGGGAGGCCGAGCTCCAGAGCTCCAACGCCAGGCCTCAGATAGCCTGAAGTGTGTAAGGGCGTTTTGCATGGTGCAGGGATGCGCGGCCGCCTCCGGCCTCCTGTGAAGACTCTGCGCGGGGGCACAGCCTGAACCCCCATCGCCTCCAGCGCACGCTCGCAGGGGGCGCACACGTGGTGACCTGCCCGAGGCCGGGTTCCCGGCtccggctcctcctccctccagatCTCGCTCCGTTCTCTGCAGTATCACGTGCAGCCGCGCCGGGTGCAGGATGGCGGCCGCGGCTACCGCGGTGGGTGTCAGGCTCCGGGACTGCTGCAGCCACGGCGCTGTGCTCCTgctcttcttctctctgtcccctcaGCCCCCGGCTGCCGCCGCCTGGCTGCTGGGCCTGCGGCCGGAGGACACCGCCGGAGGCCGCGTGTCCCTGGAAGGGGGCACCCTGCGCGCGGCGGAAGGCACCAGCTTCCTCCTGCGCGTCTATTTCCAGCCCGGGCCCGCGGCGCCCGCGGCGCCGGTGCCCGCGCCCACCCTTCCCGCGGGAGAGAACGCCACCGGCGACTGGGCTCCGCGGCTCGTGTTCATCGAGGAGCCCCCGGGAGGTGGCGGCGTGGCGCCCAGCGCTGTCCCCACGCGCCCCCCGGGGCCGCAGCGCTGCCGCGAGCAGAGCGACTGGGCGTCGGACGTGGAGGTCCTGGGGCCCCTGCGTCCCGGAGGCGTGGCGGGTTCGGCTTTGGTCCAGGTGCGGGTGCGGGAGCTGCGCAAGGGCGAGGCCGAcaggggcggcgcgggcgggggcgggaagCTCTTCTCCCTGTGCGCCTGGGACGGGCGCGCCTGGCACCACCACGGCGCCGCCGGCGGCTTCCTGCTGCGCGTCCGCCCGCGGCTGTACGGTCCTGGCGGGGACCTGCTGCCCCCCGCGTGGCTGCGGGCGCTCGGGGCGCTTCTGCTGCTCGCCCTGTCCGCCCTGTTCAGCGGCCTGCGCCTGAGCCTGCTCTCGCTGGACCCGGTGGAGTTACGCGTGCTGCGGAACAGCGGCTCGGCGGCCGAGCAGGAGCAGGCGCGCCGCGTGCAGGCCGTGCGCGGCAGGGGCACCCATCTGCTCTGCACCCTGCTGCTGGGCCAAGCCGGAGCCAACGCGGCGCTGGCCGGCTGGCTGTACGCCTCGCTGCCGCCGGGCGTCGGGGGCACTGGAGAAGCCTACAGCGAGGCAGGCGTTCACTTCCCGTGGCTGCCGGCGCTCGTGTGCACCGGCGCCGTGTTTCTGGGCGCCGAGATCTGCCCCTACTCGGTGTGTTCGCGGCACGGGCTGGCCATCGCCTCGCACAGCGTGTGCCTGACCCGACTCCTGATGGCGGCCGCCTTCCCCGTGTGCTACCCGCTGGGCCGCCTGCTGGACTGGGCTCTGCGTCAGGAGATCAGCACCTTCTACACGCGGGAGAAGCTGCTGGAGACGCTACGGGCCGCGGACCCCTACAGCGACCTGGTGAAGGAGGAGCTCAACATCATCCAGGGCGCCTTGGAGCTGCGCACCAAGGTGGTGGAAGAGGTGCTGACCCCCCTCGGGGACTGCTTCATGCTGCGCTCGGACGCGGTGCTCGACTTCGCCACGGTCTCCGAGATCCTGCGCAGCGGCTACACTCGCATCCCCGTGTACGAGGGCGATCAGCGGCACAACATAGTGGACATTCTGTTTGTCAAGGACTTGGCCTTCGTGGACCCCGACGATTGCACGCCGCTGCTCACGGTCACTCGCTTCTACAACCGGCCCCTGCACTGCGTCTTCAATGACACCCGGCTGGACACGGTGCTGGAGGAGTTTAAGAAGGGTGAGCAGTGGTCTGTCTCCTCTCTCAGCTACTTCCCACTCCAAAAGTATGATTCTTTCGTAAACATGAGAGCTTTCAGATGTGCAAAGCAACTCTCTGTGATCGCAGAAACTGAAGGAAGGCCCCACCTCTTGGTGGCTATTTTCATTTCACTACCTTCCTTGCAGCCGACTAAGCCCCAACCTCTAACCTTTGCCTTGGCTCACAAGATGTGCCATATTCCTCATTCATTCCCTTTCAGTCTTTTTCAGGATCTAACAATTGCCAGGTATTATTGTGCAGGTTGGACCAAGGTCCTTGGAGGTCATTGGACAGTTCCCCACCCAATAGAGGAGGATCCTCTATAGCGTCCCCTAACAAGGAGTCTTCCTTTTAAACTTTTCCCCGGGGCTGGGAACTCACAGTCTCCCAGGCAAACTAACTCCATTGTTGGACAGCTCCAGCTGCTGATAATGTCTTTCTTACTTGGAGCAGAAAGTTGTCTCAGGAACTTCTCTCTGGGTCCCCTTTCTGTCCTTTGAATCACAGAAGCCCCAAACAGTCTACTAGTTCTTTCTCCTTATTTAACTTTATCAGTACTCAGGTTGGATTAAAAGTTGACTAAGGCAGTGAAGTCCTTATACTTCTGGGACCTGGGTTCCCATGAGGGACAGTATATCTGGATGTGAGGAAATATTCTGGTAAAGGGAACCACTAGAAAATCTGCATATACAAATGAATGGGGTTTCCTTCAGAGCAGTTACACCCCACCCCTGCCGTGTCTATTGCATGTTTACTACTCTTTGGGGTTTGTCTTTAGAAACTCCCTTTTGGAGTTAAGTACAATTCACTCAAGAAAAATTAGCCTGGATTCTTAGGGTTGATCTTCTTGGAGTTACACAGTTTGGCTGGTTCTCCTACTTGAAGGACACTTGATGGTTTCTGAAGATCAAATCTACCTTCAAGAGTCACCATTGAGTGCAGAGGACTATCTCACAACCCCGAAAACAATTCCAGGAATGAGTTGAGAATAGTGAAATGGTTAGAATAAGAGTAGAACCTTCTAGAATGACCATTTTGAAGGAAGCATTCATCTGTACGTATGAGTTAgcatgtttattaaaaacaaaacaaaaaattcaatcCCCTGACTTTAGAATCAAGCTTCAAATGTAGCTTCCCTGTGGCTAGCAGGAATCTCATTTGGCATATCTTGACACATCTTTTTGTTTATCAAACACTCAATCTTACTACTTGATCATCACAGGTACTCTGAGTCTTTCATACAAAGAGAAATCTGGGTCTTCCTCCTACCACAATTTTTCTagacaaataaaattgtgttaGGTATCAAAGTGTGgcttggaaagggagaaaaaaagttgaaaacctACTTTCAGTCCCAGCTTGTAGACTTTATGTTGGTATCATGAGAAGGGGAGGGACATGTGTGTATATTACAGCTGTTTTAGCCCAATCTGGGCTACTGTTTCACCCTCTTCCATCTATCTTCCCCCAAATCCTTGCATGACTTGTTCCCACCTTACCCCTACTTTCATCCAACCACTCTTAGCATTATTCTTACATTTTGTAAGACTCCTACAGAAAGGAGTCTTGGACTGGGCATAAAAACTGTGAAAATCTATGTATATTAGTTGcaaggactgccataacaaaataccatacactgagtggcttaaacaacagaaatttatttcctcataatTCTGGAATCaggaaatccaaaatcaaggtgttggcaggtttggtttcttttaaggACTCTTTTTGGCTTTTGCAGATGGCTTCCTTCTCTCTAGGTCCTTTCATGGTCCGTCTTCAGTGCGTGTGAGCTCATTCCTGGAATCTCTGTGGTTCTAATcatttcttcttataaagacacaccagtcagattggattaggagCCTCCCTATCAGCTTGGTTCTAACTTAATTATCCCTTAAATATGATAGTTAAGACAGAGTGCAGTTGAGATAGTGTCGTTGTTACATGCTATCGGAGGACATTTTTCATGAAACTCCTATAAactcgttcattcattcattcattcattcattcactatttattgagcatctatgtAGTAGGTAATAGGCGAGACAGAACACTGCCCCTAGAAAGTTAAGTCTACAAAGATATATAGTGTCAGAATAAGGacagtctttatttatttttttttattggtgttcaatttactaacatacagaataacccccagtgcccgtcacccattcactcccaccccccgccctcctccccttctaccacccttagttcgtttcccagagttagcagtctttacgttctgtctccctttctgatatttcccacccatttcttctcccttcccttatattccctttcactattatttatattccccaaatgaatgagaacatataatgttaaGGACAGTCTTTAGAAGCAGGAATTGTGTCTCACTAACCTTTGTATTCCTAGCACATTGCACAGTACCTTTCATATAGTAGGCTgctcaaaaaaaagtaaatactgatCTGAAATGAGTCCTGCTGCAGAATTTCTAAATCTGGTTTGAAAAAGGCTTGTCAGCGTTCTATCAGTAGTCTGTAATTAGGCAGATCGCTAAAGAGAAGCTGGGAATTACCATGCCAAAGAAGAGCCTGCCACGTCCCTTCAGAGCCTTGCTCCTTCCTCAAAGTGTACTCCAGAAACCAGCAGCAAGGGCCTTCTCACCTGGGAACATGTGAGAAATGCATAATTTCATACTTCATTCTAAATCCACTGAatgaaaatctacattttaacaagccCCCAGGTGACTCATGTGTACATTAATGTCTGAGAAGCATTGCCTTCAGAGCACCCTTACTGACAGTGATTGGTAGATTTACTTAGAATAAATACAAGGAATAAGTGGCAATTGAGTGTTCTCTGGCTTCATGGCATATAACACAGTGGTCATTTTCTATAAACATTGTGTTTGCACTATAGGTTAGGAAAGGAAAGCCGAATTGAACTAGTTTTCTTTACCCTTAAAAATAACTCTTAAAGTAAATCATAAAAGCCCTTCTGTTTCCCTCACTTCTTTGCATCTCAAGTAACTTAACTAAACAAGCACCTTTGGAGGTAGGGGAGGAAAATGATAAATAGGAGCAACAATCACCATTAATTGAGTGGCAGTTCTGATGGGCACCCTGCCAAGCCCTTTACATACTTAGCACAACCCTCCTGGGTGGGCATTATCAACCCCATTTTATAGGATCCATTACAGGACTTACTCAGCTCTTCACAATTGATAACTGAATTGTGATTTGAACTAGGTCTGTAGGACCTCTAAGCCTGCTCTTTTTCCCACTACGCCAGTCTTACATAATCCTCCATCCTAGAATTCCTGCCACCCACAGGGTTCAAAGTTCACCTTTGACCTCTGACTTGCTGCCAGTGGCTGATTTACCTTTAGTTTTCATAGGTTAGAAATGGAGTTTTGATAATTAGCTGAGTGATTGCTAGCATGTATGTCgcattttacaaaacatttctaCCTATCTTCTCTTATCTGATCCATAAAACGACTCTGCAGCTACAGGTGAGTACCCTAAGACCCAGGTTACTTGGCCTACCTAGGACCATCATTAAGCTATTATTCCAAGGcccagattcaaatccaggtcatATGACTCCAAAGTTCTTGTCCGTATGAAGTTTTACTTCTATACTTCGTTCTTATGACCTGCAGGTctttagaaatgagaaagaggaaaaaggtcTTTCCAGCTAAGTGCTTGCTTTACTAAAGAAACAGTAGTTCTCCCCCATTGAGCTGTGAATTCCTTAAGGGCAGAAAatgaatcttatttatttgtattcttaGGACTAGCATAGCAGCCCCCACAGCAAGGGGAtgaatcaacatttattgaatgaatggctTCAAGTAGCTAATTTctactatatttttttatgtttgagtGAGGTGAACCCAAAGTATTGGGTAACAAGTGTTGGTCCATTGACCATAACAAACCTTTCCTCTTCCCAGATTCTCTACCCCGGTCAGTGGCAACCTTGTCCTTCCAGTCTCCCAGGCTAGAAACTTGCCCTTCACCACTCACCCTCATCCTACTTATCACTGTCTTAGTCTGCCATAACCAAATACcataggctgggtggcttaaacaataggcatttattttctgatggttctggaggccagaagtccaagttCAAGAGCTTTCTTCCTGGCTCGTAGATGGCTAGCTTCTCATTATGTCTTCACACAGCCTTTCATCAGTACATGTATACAGAGAGCGTGAgctctggtctctcttcctcttataaAGGTGTACCAATCCTATTGGtttagggccccacccttatgatcTTATTTAACTTAAATGATTTCCTCAGAGGCCCCACTGGGGAGAGGGGTTAgtgcttcaacatatgaatttgggtggCAGGAGAGGGACATTCAGTTTGTAACAATCACCAAAGTCTGCCAAAAATTTGCCAAAATTGCATCTAAAATAGTTCTTGCATCTGTATATAGTATAGTCCactatttctttcacttaattgACTCACTGAgtttattcaagaaataattcCTGTATATCTGCTGTTTAGGCATGGAGAACATACAGTAGTCCCTGTCTACATAAAGCTTTCATTCCAGTGCAAGAgaccaaaattaaacaaatgaggTAGTGATTAAGAGCATAAGCTTTGGTGCCAGACTGCCCAGTTATGTAGCTGTCTGTTTTGTGagctgtaaaatgagggtagtgatggtatttatttactcagagggTTGTGTGAAATAAGATAATATGGTATTCTATTGCTTATTTAGTAATTGTCattataaatgctaaataaatgttagccaagattcttaaatataaacacaaacCTATTACTCTTTTGTGCAAAGGCCTCCTAAGAAATGTCATGTCACTTCTTCCgatttttgtctctctcaaatgcaCCCTCTCCATTGCCACTAAAATAATCTCTGGTGACATCAtcccctgcttaaaacccttctgCACTCCCCACTGCCTGCAGGATAAAGTCTAAGCTGTACTCTCCTGatctgctccctgccctcccctcctggtTCATCCCTTACTGCTCTCTACCACAGCTGTGTGCTCCAGCAACGCTGAATTTCATGGCCACCCATGTTATTGCTTGCCTTTGTCCCTTtactctttcttgctttgtctctctctcttttttttttcttgctttgtctctttcctCATGCTGCACTCTTTGTCAGGAATATCATTGCCTGATTAATATGCATTCCCTACTCCACCTCTTCCTCTAATACTTAGCACCCAGGCCACCTCTTCTGGGAAGCTTCTCCTGTAAACCCCAGTGGGAGCCAACTTAATTGTCCCATACCTCTCTTATTGAATTAACAGGTTGTACGACTGGTTTTTGCTTATTAGTGCTGCTCACCCACATAACTAGCAAAGACTGTCTTATCTGTCTTAACAATGGATAGGCCATATGCTAagttttcagtaaatgtttgctgaatgactgaatgaataactGAAGGAGTTAAACTTTAACAGACACAATCTGCACAGATCTCTAGGAAATGCATCATTAATGATCTCCAGCCAATCATTTTGGACAATGCAGGACAGAGGCAAATTTTAAGTGTTAGAAGAAAAGTGTTGCATATATAAGGTTTCTCCACTTTTTTAGGTATATCTATTTATTATAACAATTATCCATCCCTTGTCATGTTCAAAGCACTGTGCTAAGAGTTGGATGTATGACATacaatccctgccctcaaggagcctaCAGCCTGGgaggatcactgggtggctcagcggtttggtgccggccttcggcccagggtgtgatcctggagtcccgggattgagttctgcatcgggctccctgcatggatgcatgcttctccctcctcctgtgtctctgactctctctctctctctctctgtgtgtgtctatcataaataataaattaattaattttaaaaaaaagagcctaCAGCCTAATAGGAGAATAGTGTTCCCCCTTTGAAAGGTAGGAGGCAGGCTGAACTCACCTTTCCCCCTCAGATAAATAGCATTGCAATTCACAAGTCATATTTCAGCATATAAGCATATGGATAAGACAGACCTGCATataagtcattaaaataaaagtgatacaatataaatataaaaatgcaatgagAGCATGGAGAAGACAGTGATTATGGTTAGGTTCTatgtcttttattaaatttttactgAAGTTTGTAAGTTTCTATACTCCATATTcatatagaaaactgaaaaatatagaaCAGTAGACAAAGCATGAAAATCTCCTAAGGTAATCATCCCACTATCCTGAGATAATAACTCCtctaatattttgtcattttaaaaatatagcaccCATAGTAACAACCTTAATCAAAttactgaaaggaaaataaagagaaaaatccatggTCTTACCTTCTTCCACTAATAAAATATCCAATGCTAATCCcaagagtgattttttaaatatgatgatATTATTTTCACTGTAGTCTCCTTGGGAGTGAGTCCTATAATTTGAAAAGactaatttataaaatggagcCCTAAAGATTTGTTGAAATTAATTTCTGCAGTTTACTCTGTTTATTAGATTGTCTTTAGGAGAAAACCAACCCTATGCCAATagggagaaagaataaagctTTGTTCTGAAGTCAGAACCTACATGGCCTCTGAGTACCATCGCTCTAGTATTTAATAGTTAAACAACTTAGCTCTGCCTAGTTAGTAACACCATCTTCCTAAACAAAAGGTAGCATAAGGCACATAATGTTGGGTTATTCTGTCTATAGGCTAGCATGGCTGTAAAATTATTGCAATTTTCATACTCAGTGTTTGCTCATTCATaggttgattcattcattcatttattcagtaaatattgaacTCCTGCTTTAgaccaggcactgtactaggccCTGGGAATACAATGGTGAATGAGACAGACATTGTGGAGCTGAAAGGTATCCTCTTCAATCTTTGGTTCTACTGCATGTGATCTGTTGCTTAAAAGACTTCCAACTAGCCAGTAAATGCTCCTGGCATAGACACACAATGTAACATTTTCACTGAGGAATAATCTGGTTGAAAAGTCAATGTTTTTGCTTTATCACTCCAAATTCTGGTGTGATAGTTTAACAGGGAGAATAATCATCCCATTGCTTAATTCTATAAAAAGCTGCCAAAACATTAGTGctacatttttttgtctttcataaaacaaaataaaaaattattttcactgaaagttttatttcactGACATAATTAGATGTAATATGTTTAGGGATgcgtgggtgactcagtggtttgagtgtctgcatttggctcaggtcatgatcccagggtcctgggatcaagtcccacatcagactcactgtagggagactgcttttccctctgcctgtgtctctgcctctttctgtgtctctcatgaataaataaataaaatcttaaaaaaaaaaaaaagctcaacatGTTAAACATTGCTGAATAATAATCAGTAGAATTTAGAATGTTTACCTTCTAAACAATAATTagaacaaacaataaacaaagcaTAGCCCATCATGTACAGGGaggcaaaacaaaaattgaaaagtaGAACTAATTAAATATACAAGGCCTTAAATTACcgatttatatttctttccttagaaatttttattatgattgtTGTAATAttgttctgaaataattttttttctcagcctaGCAAAAGTAATACAAGGTTACCATAGAATCTGAGCTGGAAGAGGCACTGAAAAACCTGACAAAGAATCTAATTCAcactttcatttttagatttagTTATCTTTTCCAAGACAAAAACAGCCTTCAATGTCAGACTTTTTATCTAATCTAAATCCCACAGGCTGCAGttaaattccattttctccttttatcatCCTTGGTGAGTCCTCTCTTATTTGAAGACTATAGAAGCTCACCTcaattccatttccattttttaacaatcaaaatacaaaatacatttggTTGTGTTTCTGG from Canis lupus familiaris isolate Mischka breed German Shepherd chromosome 28, alternate assembly UU_Cfam_GSD_1.0, whole genome shotgun sequence encodes:
- the CNNM1 gene encoding metal transporter CNNM1 isoform X10, which encodes MAAAATAVGVRLRDCCSHGAVLLLFFSLSPQPPAAAAWLLGLRPEDTAGGRVSLEGGTLRAAEGTSFLLRVYFQPGPAAPAAPVPAPTLPAGENATGDWAPRLVFIEEPPGGGGVAPSAVPTRPPGPQRCREQSDWASDVEVLGPLRPGGVAGSALVQVRVRELRKGEADRGGAGGGGKLFSLCAWDGRAWHHHGAAGGFLLRVRPRLYGPGGDLLPPAWLRALGALLLLALSALFSGLRLSLLSLDPVELRVLRNSGSAAEQEQARRVQAVRGRGTHLLCTLLLGQAGANAALAGWLYASLPPGVGGTGEAYSEAGVHFPWLPALVCTGAVFLGAEICPYSVCSRHGLAIASHSVCLTRLLMAAAFPVCYPLGRLLDWALRQEISTFYTREKLLETLRAADPYSDLVKEELNIIQGALELRTKVVEEVLTPLGDCFMLRSDAVLDFATVSEILRSGYTRIPVYEGDQRHNIVDILFVKDLAFVDPDDCTPLLTVTRFYNRPLHCVFNDTRLDTVLEEFKKGKSHLAIVQRVNNEGEGDPFYEVMGIVTLEDIIEEIIKSEILDETDLYSKQPKKQRVPHRERKRHDFSLFKLSDSEMRVKISPQLLLATHRFMATEVEPFKSLYLSEKILLRLLKHPNVIQELKFDEKNKKAPEHYLYQRNRPVDYFVLLLQGKVEVEVGKEGLRFENGAFTYYGVPAIMTTACSDNDVRKVGSLAGSSVFLPVSVSRTFAFSRGDSLAGSPVNRSPSRCSGLNRSESPNRERNDFGGSNTQLCSSSNNLYTPDYSVHILSDVQFVKITRQQYQNALTACHMDSSPQSPDMEAFADGDSTKAPTTRGTPQTPKDDPAIALLGNRNSLPSSDSECCNINLDTETSPCSSDFEETVGKKLLRTLSGRKRKRSSDGERASEENSNLMPLIT
- the CNNM1 gene encoding metal transporter CNNM1 isoform X11 is translated as MAAAATAVGVRLRDCCSHGAVLLLFFSLSPQPPAAAAWLLGLRPEDTAGGRVSLEGGTLRAAEGTSFLLRVYFQPGPAAPAAPVPAPTLPAGENATGDWAPRLVFIEEPPGGGGVAPSAVPTRPPGPQRCREQSDWASDVEVLGPLRPGGVAGSALVQVRVRELRKGEADRGGAGGGGKLFSLCAWDGRAWHHHGAAGGFLLRVRPRLYGPGGDLLPPAWLRALGALLLLALSALFSGLRLSLLSLDPVELRVLRNSGSAAEQEQARRVQAVRGRGTHLLCTLLLGQAGANAALAGWLYASLPPGVGGTGEAYSEAGVHFPWLPALVCTGAVFLGAEICPYSVCSRHGLAIASHSVCLTRLLMAAAFPVCYPLGRLLDWALRQEISTFYTREKLLETLRAADPYSDLVKEELNIIQGALELRTKVVEEVLTPLGDCFMLRSDAVLDFATVSEILRSGYTRIPVYEGDQRHNIVDILFVKDLAFVDPDDCTPLLTVTRFYNRPLHCVFNDTRLDTVLEEFKKGKSHLAIVQRVNNEGEGDPFYEVMGIVTLEDIIEEIIKSEILDETDLYSKQPKKQRVPHRERKRHDFSLFKLSDSEMRVKISPQLLLATHRFMATEVEPFKSLYLSEKILLRLLKHPNVIQELKFDEKNKKAPEHYLYQRNRPVDYFVLLLQGKVEVEVGKEGLRFENGAFTYYGVPAIMTTACSDNDVRKVGSLAGSSVFLNRSPSRCSGLNRSESPNRERNDFGGSNTQLCSSSNNLYTPDYSVHILSDVQFVKITRQQYQNALTACHMDSSPQSPDMEAFADGDSTKAPTTRGTPQTPKDDPAIALLGNRNSLPSSDSECCNINLDTETSPCSSDFEETVGKKLLRTLSGRKRKRSSDGERASEENSNLMPLIT